The Natrinema salifodinae genome includes a window with the following:
- a CDS encoding FAD-binding and (Fe-S)-binding domain-containing protein, with product MTASSNTVFDAGDDSGADVADERAPYDFVSDDVTQPALVDDLRGRIDGDVRFDTYTRQLYATDASAYEVTPIGVVFPTSTADVAATVTYCTQREIPVLPRGGGTSLAGQAVNEAVVLDFTRHMDGIVSIDADARQARVQAGAVLGDLNEALAPYDLKFAPDPAAGNRSAIGGAIGNNSTGAHSLVYGKTDAYVEECEVVLADGTVATLGETPVDELREQADPDGSILERVYAEVVRIIDEEADEVRDRFPDLKRNVSGYNLDVLVEEAESGTVNLARLLAGSEGTLAVVTEAEVSLEPVPETKAVSLLFYESVLDAVTDVQHVLEHDPAAVELIDDVLLGLARETTEFEAAASLVPDEAQAGLLVEFYAEDDDHGREQTAGLLADRVPGTDTEAEPPAERPTVDETIAFAGLEAHEADERNTFWTLRKAGLPILLSRTSDEKHISFIEDCAIPPEHLPEFVERFQALLTETDRDADAAFYAHAGPGVLHVRPLVDTKAADDREDMVAIADEVTDMVVEFGGSVSGEHGDGHARTQWNRKLYGDDLWQAFRDLKTAFDPDWLLNPGNVCGDHDMTEHLRYDDDYEYDAGLEPSLNWDNENGMQGMVELCHGCGGCRGSQETTGGVMCPTYRAADEEITATRGRANLLRQAMSGDLPDDPTDDEFAEEVLDLCIGCKGCKRDCPSGVDVAKLKTEVMHERHQKHGASLRDKLFANFDTLAALGSALAPVSNLVDSLPGSGTIAEKTVGIASERSLPAFRRETLQDWFEARGGARVSQAKAERTAVLFADTDTNYSHPEVGKAAVRVLEAAGVHVDVADRTDSGRPALSKGFVDKARDAVETNVSQLEPRIRDGWDIVLAEPSDAVMFQSDALDLCSGQAVETLAANAYGVCEYLDAFRLDENVEWASPPESLAYHGHCHQKAEKKDHHTVGVLRRAGYEVEPLDSGCCGMAGTFGYEAEHYSLSRSIGDILFEQIEDSGADVVTAPGTSCRTQLGDGRIEPVPAASSLAGTSLDREKPPTPVELLAYALPR from the coding sequence ATGACTGCGAGCTCTAACACCGTATTCGACGCAGGGGACGACAGCGGAGCCGACGTCGCCGACGAGCGGGCGCCGTACGACTTCGTCTCGGACGACGTCACACAGCCTGCGCTCGTGGACGACCTCCGCGGGCGGATCGACGGCGACGTGCGGTTCGACACCTACACGCGCCAGCTGTACGCGACCGACGCCAGCGCCTACGAGGTGACGCCGATCGGCGTCGTCTTCCCGACGTCGACCGCCGACGTCGCCGCGACCGTCACCTATTGCACACAGCGAGAGATTCCCGTCCTCCCGCGGGGCGGCGGCACCAGCCTGGCCGGCCAGGCGGTCAACGAGGCCGTCGTGCTCGACTTCACCCGTCACATGGACGGGATCGTGTCGATCGACGCCGACGCCCGCCAGGCGCGCGTCCAGGCCGGCGCGGTCCTCGGGGACCTCAACGAGGCGCTCGCGCCGTACGATCTGAAGTTCGCGCCCGACCCGGCCGCCGGGAACCGCAGCGCGATCGGCGGCGCGATCGGCAACAACTCGACGGGCGCCCACTCGCTGGTCTACGGCAAGACCGACGCCTACGTCGAGGAGTGCGAAGTCGTGCTGGCCGACGGGACGGTCGCCACGCTCGGCGAGACGCCCGTCGACGAGCTCCGCGAACAAGCGGACCCCGACGGCTCGATCCTCGAGCGGGTGTACGCGGAAGTCGTCCGGATCATCGACGAGGAGGCCGACGAGGTCCGAGACCGCTTTCCCGATCTCAAGCGCAACGTCTCGGGGTACAATCTGGACGTGCTCGTCGAGGAGGCCGAGTCCGGGACAGTCAACCTCGCGCGCCTGCTCGCGGGCAGCGAGGGGACCCTCGCCGTCGTCACCGAGGCCGAGGTGTCGCTCGAACCCGTCCCGGAGACGAAGGCCGTCTCTTTGCTGTTCTACGAGAGCGTCCTCGACGCCGTCACCGACGTCCAGCACGTCCTCGAGCACGACCCCGCGGCGGTCGAACTCATCGACGACGTCCTCCTCGGCTTAGCCCGCGAGACGACCGAGTTCGAGGCGGCAGCGTCGCTGGTCCCCGACGAGGCGCAGGCGGGGCTGCTCGTCGAGTTCTATGCCGAGGACGACGACCACGGCCGCGAGCAGACCGCCGGGCTCCTCGCGGACCGGGTGCCGGGGACCGACACCGAGGCCGAACCGCCCGCCGAGCGGCCGACCGTCGACGAGACCATCGCGTTCGCCGGACTCGAAGCTCACGAGGCGGACGAACGCAACACGTTCTGGACCCTCCGGAAGGCCGGCCTCCCGATCCTGCTCTCGCGGACCTCCGACGAGAAGCACATCAGCTTCATCGAGGACTGTGCGATCCCGCCCGAACACCTCCCCGAGTTCGTCGAACGCTTCCAAGCGCTGCTCACCGAGACGGATCGCGACGCCGACGCCGCGTTCTACGCCCACGCCGGGCCAGGCGTCCTCCACGTCCGCCCGCTCGTCGACACGAAGGCCGCCGACGACCGCGAAGACATGGTCGCCATCGCCGACGAGGTGACCGACATGGTCGTCGAGTTCGGCGGCTCGGTCTCCGGCGAGCACGGTGACGGCCACGCGCGTACCCAGTGGAACCGCAAGCTCTACGGTGACGACCTCTGGCAGGCGTTCCGCGACCTGAAGACCGCCTTCGACCCCGACTGGCTGCTCAACCCGGGCAACGTCTGCGGCGACCACGACATGACCGAGCACCTCCGGTACGACGACGACTACGAGTACGACGCCGGGCTCGAGCCGTCGCTGAACTGGGACAACGAGAACGGCATGCAGGGCATGGTCGAGCTCTGTCACGGCTGCGGCGGCTGTCGGGGCTCCCAGGAGACCACCGGCGGCGTCATGTGCCCGACCTACCGGGCCGCCGACGAGGAGATCACCGCCACTCGCGGCCGGGCCAACCTCCTCCGCCAGGCGATGAGCGGCGACCTGCCGGACGACCCGACCGACGACGAGTTCGCCGAGGAGGTGCTCGACCTCTGTATCGGCTGTAAGGGCTGCAAGCGGGACTGCCCGAGCGGTGTCGACGTCGCGAAGCTCAAGACCGAGGTCATGCACGAACGCCACCAGAAACACGGCGCGAGCCTCCGGGACAAACTGTTCGCGAATTTCGATACGCTCGCCGCTCTCGGAAGCGCGCTGGCGCCCGTCTCGAACCTCGTGGACTCGCTGCCGGGTTCGGGGACCATCGCCGAGAAGACGGTCGGCATCGCGAGCGAACGGTCGCTGCCGGCGTTCCGGCGCGAGACGCTGCAGGACTGGTTCGAGGCCCGCGGCGGCGCGCGCGTCTCCCAAGCCAAGGCCGAGCGGACGGCCGTCCTCTTCGCGGACACCGACACGAACTACAGCCATCCGGAGGTCGGCAAGGCCGCGGTGCGCGTCTTGGAGGCCGCCGGCGTCCACGTCGACGTGGCCGACCGGACCGACAGCGGCCGGCCGGCCCTCTCGAAGGGGTTCGTCGACAAGGCGCGCGACGCCGTGGAGACGAACGTCTCCCAACTCGAGCCCCGTATCCGCGACGGCTGGGACATCGTCCTCGCGGAGCCGTCCGACGCCGTCATGTTCCAGTCCGACGCCCTCGATCTGTGTTCGGGCCAGGCGGTCGAGACGCTCGCGGCGAACGCCTACGGCGTCTGCGAGTACCTCGACGCGTTCCGACTCGACGAGAACGTCGAGTGGGCGTCGCCCCCCGAGTCGTTGGCCTATCACGGTCACTGTCACCAGAAGGCCGAAAAGAAGGACCACCACACCGTCGGCGTCCTCCGGCGGGCGGGCTACGAGGTCGAGCCGCTCGACTCGGGCTGTTGTGGCATGGCCGGTACCTTCGGCTACGAGGCGGAGCACTACTCGCTGAGCCGGTCGATCGGCGACATCCTCTTCGAGCAGATCGAGGACAGCGGCGCCGACGTCGTCACCGCGCCGGGAACCTCCTGTCGGACCCAGCTCGGCGACGGTCGGATCGAGCCCGTCCCCGCCGCCAGCTCGCTCGCCGGCACGTCGCTCGACCGCGAGAAGCCGCCGACGCCGGTCGAACTGCTGGCGTACGCGCTCCCGCGGTAG
- a CDS encoding amidohydrolase family protein produces the protein MSRTIIDGEWHSAESGSDIREYLSNPEFRENERSGYTAGPNEWGPIQWDGWDRSAGGRSSIEIHQPDINDAEDVDTVRERLGIDRVVFSPGQFRMTTIPAQDKQVPYMRALNDLTVDRFAKGDGTYYAKLFVMGDHPKESAKEIERHADEDGIVGAMITDVGPTFPMGHKSYEPLYEAAEKHDIPIILHSTTGIVPGFPITGMQPTNFAEFHTLAHTVPKMWHANSLVQRGIPERYDVDIGFWEGGISWVPALAERLDREYLERSSEFADLSKLPSEYLSEFYYGTQPLPEEETGMVDFANLIERADLGDQVVYTSDRPHQDFDAPAAIDNIEGLSEEQRRKIFNENALALFDL, from the coding sequence ATGAGTCGAACAATCATTGATGGCGAGTGGCACAGCGCCGAGTCCGGCTCCGATATCCGCGAGTACCTCTCCAATCCGGAGTTCCGAGAGAACGAGCGGTCGGGATACACCGCTGGCCCGAACGAGTGGGGTCCGATCCAGTGGGACGGCTGGGACAGGAGCGCCGGCGGACGGAGCTCGATCGAGATTCATCAGCCGGATATCAACGATGCCGAAGACGTCGACACCGTCCGCGAACGGTTGGGCATCGATAGAGTCGTGTTCTCGCCTGGTCAGTTCCGGATGACGACGATCCCCGCGCAGGACAAGCAGGTCCCCTATATGCGGGCGCTGAACGACCTGACCGTCGATCGCTTCGCGAAGGGGGACGGGACGTATTACGCGAAGCTGTTCGTCATGGGCGACCATCCGAAGGAGAGCGCCAAAGAGATCGAGCGTCACGCCGACGAAGACGGGATCGTCGGCGCGATGATCACCGACGTCGGTCCGACGTTCCCGATGGGGCACAAGAGCTACGAGCCCCTCTACGAGGCGGCGGAGAAACACGATATCCCGATCATTCTCCACTCGACGACGGGCATCGTCCCCGGCTTCCCCATCACGGGGATGCAACCGACGAACTTCGCGGAGTTCCACACGCTCGCGCACACGGTACCGAAGATGTGGCACGCGAACAGCCTCGTTCAACGCGGCATCCCCGAACGGTACGACGTCGACATCGGGTTCTGGGAGGGCGGCATCTCGTGGGTACCCGCCCTCGCCGAGCGGCTCGACCGCGAGTACCTCGAACGCTCGAGCGAGTTCGCCGACCTCTCGAAACTACCGAGCGAGTACCTCTCCGAGTTCTACTACGGCACGCAACCGCTGCCCGAGGAGGAGACCGGAATGGTCGACTTCGCCAACCTCATCGAGCGGGCCGACCTGGGGGATCAGGTCGTCTACACCTCCGATCGGCCGCATCAGGACTTCGACGCCCCAGCGGCGATCGACAACATCGAGGGGCTGAGCGAGGAGCAGCGTCGCAAGATCTTCAACGAGAACGCCTTGGCGCTGTTCGATCTATAG
- a CDS encoding fumarylacetoacetate hydrolase family protein: protein MRFVRFNDERLGLLTDDGDGIVDVTDRLGLETTDPLREYANRDLDASEYADAEADYDREEVRIESPVRRPGKVIAAPLNYENHVEEALADKDIVTQEWFTIEDKGYFLKAPSSVAGPEDGIELPFTDRRVDHEIELAFIMGEDVKDIDSDDVWDAVLGYTILLDVSVRGDQDRSNRKSYDTFTIVGPCVATPDEVGDPHDLEMELQLNGETRQQENTGEMIYSCADIVEYASIGATIEAGDVVTTGTPEGVSAITGGDTIEAEIENVGSMTVDVTERDLAFEDVDVEKSQLDE from the coding sequence ATGCGATTCGTCCGATTCAATGACGAGAGACTCGGCCTGCTGACTGACGACGGCGACGGCATCGTCGACGTCACCGATCGCCTTGGGCTCGAGACGACCGATCCGCTCCGGGAGTACGCGAACCGCGATCTCGACGCGAGCGAATACGCGGACGCCGAGGCCGACTACGACCGCGAGGAGGTCCGCATCGAATCGCCCGTTCGCCGCCCCGGGAAGGTCATCGCGGCGCCGCTGAACTACGAGAACCACGTCGAGGAGGCCCTGGCAGACAAGGACATCGTCACCCAGGAGTGGTTCACCATCGAGGACAAGGGCTACTTCCTCAAGGCCCCCTCGAGCGTCGCCGGCCCCGAGGACGGGATCGAGTTGCCGTTTACCGACCGCCGCGTCGACCACGAGATCGAACTCGCGTTCATTATGGGCGAGGACGTCAAAGACATCGACAGCGACGACGTCTGGGACGCCGTCCTCGGCTACACGATCCTGCTCGACGTCTCGGTCCGGGGCGATCAGGACCGCTCGAACCGCAAGTCCTACGACACCTTCACGATCGTCGGCCCCTGCGTCGCGACCCCCGACGAGGTCGGCGACCCCCACGACCTGGAGATGGAACTCCAGCTCAACGGCGAGACCCGCCAGCAGGAGAACACGGGCGAGATGATCTACAGCTGCGCCGATATCGTCGAGTACGCCTCGATCGGTGCGACGATCGAAGCCGGCGACGTCGTCACCACCGGGACGCCGGAGGGCGTCAGCGCGATCACCGGCGGCGACACCATCGAGGCCGAGATCGAGAACGTCGGCTCGATGACCGTCGACGTGACCGAGCGCGACCTCGCGTTCGAGGACGTCGACGTCGAGAAGAGCCAACTGGACGAGTAG
- a CDS encoding universal stress protein has product MKTILLCADTNVDQVSDQVESITNLPFDRDRTRILVYHVFRADDGGVAAANLKSVQHATDALEADGFEVEVVQSSGDAVRNIIETADDVDADAISIAGRKRSPTGKALFGSVAQRVTLRSERPVLFATANE; this is encoded by the coding sequence ATGAAAACGATACTCCTGTGCGCCGACACGAACGTAGACCAGGTATCGGACCAGGTCGAATCGATCACGAATCTGCCGTTCGACCGGGATCGAACGCGGATCCTCGTCTATCACGTCTTTCGCGCCGACGACGGCGGGGTGGCCGCCGCGAACCTCAAGTCCGTCCAACACGCCACGGACGCGCTCGAGGCGGACGGGTTCGAGGTCGAGGTCGTGCAGTCGAGCGGTGACGCCGTTCGGAACATCATCGAGACGGCCGACGACGTCGACGCCGACGCGATCAGCATCGCCGGTCGGAAGCGGTCGCCGACCGGGAAGGCGCTGTTCGGCAGCGTCGCACAGCGAGTTACCCTCCGCTCGGAGCGGCCGGTGTTGTTCGCCACCGCGAACGAGTAA
- a CDS encoding YjiH family protein, whose amino-acid sequence MFGRTAWENDDHMSGESTEPEAKTIDDVTLIDKRPRPLLKFILAFGIGSFFFLFPIEWNGQTTIPLDVVVSQIQESFPTFVELFTFALIVAGGVLTTLSMLHYREIVTFDRATVERLELDYWQTSSIFWAFRVVGILLAIPILLGTGPAWLFNDGTSGIVWGALLLTIALVIPIGAVFVNLLAELGGLQFVGTLSQPVMRPLFNLPGRAALDSAASWLGSFSIGYYLTRNVFDRGGYNKRDVFVICTCFATGNLGTVGAIAAVLDILHVFPIVVFLYLLSVLVTAVILVRMPPLSTVPDEYVAEPDPEPEFSGSVGDYIRFAFNEAVRTAEKGESIPRSAVIGLIDGMKLTAMMVGTILTIAMSAMLLNEYTSLFAVLSTPLVPVLSAFGIPDPQTAATGLILGGAEMFIGATFAVGSDLLTKVFVVIVVSSQAIFFAASAPMMVDMFDDIPIRFRDLFVLFVLRTVLLIPITAGLIHAARIAGLL is encoded by the coding sequence ATGTTCGGGAGAACCGCGTGGGAGAATGACGATCACATGTCAGGGGAAAGCACTGAGCCGGAAGCCAAAACGATCGACGACGTTACGTTGATCGATAAACGGCCGAGGCCGTTGCTAAAATTCATCCTCGCGTTCGGCATCGGTTCGTTCTTCTTCCTGTTTCCGATCGAGTGGAACGGACAGACGACGATCCCCCTCGACGTCGTCGTCAGCCAGATACAGGAATCGTTCCCGACGTTCGTCGAACTGTTCACGTTCGCGTTGATCGTCGCTGGCGGCGTGCTGACGACGCTCTCGATGCTCCATTACCGGGAGATCGTGACCTTCGATCGGGCAACGGTCGAGCGATTGGAGTTGGACTACTGGCAGACCTCAAGCATCTTCTGGGCATTCCGCGTAGTCGGAATCCTCCTCGCGATTCCGATCCTCCTCGGAACCGGCCCGGCGTGGTTGTTCAACGACGGCACGTCCGGGATCGTCTGGGGCGCGCTCCTGCTGACGATCGCGCTCGTGATCCCGATCGGCGCCGTGTTCGTCAACTTACTCGCCGAACTTGGCGGACTCCAGTTCGTCGGCACGCTCTCGCAGCCGGTGATGCGGCCGCTGTTTAACCTGCCCGGCCGCGCGGCCCTCGACAGCGCGGCGTCGTGGCTCGGCTCGTTCAGCATCGGCTACTACCTCACGCGGAACGTCTTCGACCGCGGCGGCTACAACAAGCGGGACGTCTTCGTCATCTGCACCTGCTTCGCGACCGGGAATCTGGGGACGGTCGGCGCGATCGCGGCCGTGCTCGACATCCTGCACGTCTTTCCGATCGTCGTCTTCCTGTACCTGCTCAGCGTCCTCGTCACCGCGGTCATCCTCGTTCGCATGCCGCCGCTGTCGACCGTGCCCGACGAGTACGTCGCCGAGCCCGATCCGGAACCCGAGTTCAGCGGGTCGGTCGGCGACTACATCCGGTTCGCGTTCAACGAGGCCGTCAGGACGGCCGAGAAAGGCGAGTCGATCCCGCGGTCCGCGGTCATCGGCCTCATCGACGGGATGAAGCTGACCGCGATGATGGTCGGGACGATCCTCACGATCGCGATGAGCGCCATGCTCCTCAACGAGTACACATCGCTCTTCGCGGTGCTCTCGACGCCGCTCGTGCCCGTGCTGTCGGCGTTCGGCATCCCCGACCCGCAGACGGCCGCGACGGGGTTGATCCTCGGGGGCGCGGAGATGTTCATCGGCGCGACGTTCGCCGTCGGCTCCGATCTGCTCACGAAGGTGTTCGTCGTGATCGTGGTGAGCTCCCAGGCGATCTTCTTCGCCGCGTCGGCCCCGATGATGGTGGACATGTTCGACGATATCCCGATCCGGTTCCGGGACCTCTTCGTGCTGTTCGTGCTGCGGACCGTCCTCCTCATCCCGATCACCGCGGGCCTGATCCACGCCGCGCGGATCGCCGGGCTTCTGTGA
- a CDS encoding PaaD-like zinc ribbon domain-containing protein — protein MFTSRTVRSANWPRPHRRIGPGPARCRTLYRCETCDEPFEVFSRG, from the coding sequence CTGTTTACATCACGCACCGTCCGATCCGCGAATTGGCCGCGACCGCACCGGCGGATCGGACCGGGACCGGCGCGTTGTCGAACGCTTTATCGTTGTGAAACGTGTGACGAACCATTCGAAGTGTTCAGTAGAGGATGA
- a CDS encoding FAD-dependent monooxygenase, translating into MSGDTTESPVLIAGAGPVGMSAALALNARGIDATILEADPEDRDRSGSRAIYVHGSTLRTLERIHPGLGTDLVDEGLVWPTRRTLFRGTEVFSRTYDSPGGTGDIPHFTSVPQVVTEAYMHDALAEAGIDIHWEAEVETVESDTDGVRVETADGREWDGEFLIGADGGGSTVRKEIGANFEGDQSENSYIIADVEEVEDDPRELERVFHYDAPAAGGRNVLLVPFTGGWRLDIQCFLDDDPDELSSDERMREFVRDIMGERYADNLEWTSTYQFLQVMADTFIDEHRRVLLAGEAAHLLAPFGARGMNSGVADADEAASAIAAAIDATTDAVVRDEVELYAARRERAAEFNLDAAGQALRHLRGDDPVTVLRKEAAASLADHFEVAGEWLDDAPYGPHGSPPIVSTGNY; encoded by the coding sequence ATGAGCGGTGATACGACGGAGTCTCCCGTACTGATAGCTGGTGCCGGACCGGTCGGAATGTCCGCAGCGCTCGCGCTGAACGCGCGAGGGATCGACGCGACGATCCTCGAGGCCGACCCGGAAGACCGAGATCGATCCGGGAGCCGCGCTATCTACGTCCACGGCTCGACGCTCCGGACGCTCGAACGAATCCACCCGGGACTGGGCACCGATCTGGTCGACGAAGGGCTCGTCTGGCCGACCCGACGGACCCTCTTCCGCGGGACGGAAGTGTTCAGCCGAACCTACGACTCGCCAGGCGGCACCGGTGACATCCCCCACTTTACTAGCGTCCCGCAGGTCGTGACCGAGGCGTACATGCACGACGCGTTAGCCGAGGCCGGGATCGACATCCACTGGGAGGCCGAAGTGGAGACCGTCGAATCCGATACCGACGGCGTCCGCGTGGAGACAGCCGACGGTCGCGAGTGGGACGGTGAGTTCCTGATCGGGGCCGACGGCGGGGGCTCGACCGTCCGCAAGGAGATCGGTGCGAACTTCGAAGGCGATCAGTCCGAAAATTCCTACATCATCGCCGACGTCGAAGAGGTCGAGGACGACCCGCGGGAGCTCGAGCGGGTGTTCCACTACGACGCGCCGGCGGCCGGCGGACGGAACGTGTTGCTCGTCCCGTTTACCGGCGGCTGGCGGCTCGACATTCAGTGTTTCCTCGACGACGACCCCGACGAACTCAGCAGCGACGAGCGGATGCGCGAGTTCGTCCGCGACATCATGGGCGAGCGCTACGCGGACAACCTCGAGTGGACCTCGACCTACCAGTTCCTCCAGGTCATGGCCGACACCTTCATCGACGAGCACCGCCGCGTGCTGTTGGCCGGCGAGGCGGCGCACCTGCTGGCGCCGTTCGGGGCCCGCGGGATGAACTCCGGGGTCGCCGACGCCGACGAGGCCGCCTCGGCCATCGCGGCCGCGATCGACGCCACGACCGACGCCGTCGTCCGCGACGAAGTCGAACTCTACGCGGCGCGCCGCGAACGGGCCGCGGAGTTCAACCTCGACGCGGCCGGCCAGGCGCTCCGCCATCTCCGGGGCGACGATCCGGTGACGGTCCTGCGCAAGGAGGCCGCCGCCTCGCTGGCGGACCACTTCGAGGTCGCGGGCGAGTGGCTCGACGACGCGCCGTACGGCCCCCACGGCTCCCCGCCGATCGTCTCGACGGGTAACTACTGA
- a CDS encoding acetate--CoA ligase family protein produces MTDPLETALADGRAALTEPEAKRMIAEAGLPTPAGETVDSPDAAVDAAERIGYPVVAKVAAPSVQHKSEWAGGAGVHVNLADADAVRSAATEIFDAADDRELDAAVLVESGVDVDAGLEVIVGGTRDPSFGPTVLVGLGGIAVEVLQDTSHRIAPISTAEALEMTRELEASPLFDGYRGSPAVDRTAVAETIVAVGDLLAEREAIREIEINPLLALSERAVALDALITLDGVDEEYE; encoded by the coding sequence ATGACTGATCCGCTCGAAACCGCGCTGGCGGACGGCCGAGCCGCGCTAACTGAGCCCGAAGCGAAACGGATGATCGCCGAGGCGGGACTTCCGACTCCGGCGGGCGAGACGGTCGACTCGCCCGACGCGGCGGTCGACGCGGCCGAGCGGATCGGCTACCCGGTCGTCGCGAAGGTCGCCGCGCCGTCGGTCCAGCACAAGAGTGAGTGGGCCGGCGGCGCCGGCGTGCACGTGAACCTCGCGGACGCCGACGCGGTCCGGTCGGCCGCGACGGAAATTTTCGACGCGGCCGACGACCGAGAGCTCGATGCAGCGGTGCTCGTCGAATCGGGAGTCGACGTCGACGCCGGTCTGGAGGTTATCGTCGGCGGCACGCGGGATCCCTCGTTCGGACCCACCGTCCTCGTCGGTCTCGGCGGGATCGCCGTCGAGGTGCTGCAGGATACGAGCCACCGGATCGCTCCCATTTCGACCGCCGAGGCGCTCGAAATGACCCGCGAACTGGAGGCGTCGCCGCTGTTCGACGGCTACCGCGGCAGCCCCGCGGTCGACCGGACGGCGGTTGCCGAGACGATCGTCGCCGTCGGCGACCTACTGGCCGAGCGCGAGGCGATCCGCGAGATCGAGATCAACCCCCTGCTCGCGCTGTCGGAGCGGGCGGTGGCGCTCGACGCGCTCATCACGCTCGACGGGGTGGACGAGGAGTACGAGTAG
- a CDS encoding cupin domain-containing protein has translation MAEQEPEELLELSSDTRSILETNDLRPLWEVEDDMGNLLDDLEADIWKWEDIQAAIDGIEEDVPIADLPPGFQRRVAVPINAAHAISNTIYVGVQTVSPGETAPAHRHASSALRFTIDGTEDMKTVVAGEEFPMRDNDLITTPQWEWHDHVNDSDETAAWLDILDLPLFLDTLNNTHVFENHELERQPVTKTQGYWDSQYGRGRPANEEKDGSIPGPFEGNKEPTPPYRFGWDEMLEALRQRADNDDPDPYDGYSLEYVNPATGEPPVVPTMSFRAQLLNDGPTETHFHNSTEVYFVIEGEGATHVGDEALAWGERDIFVVPPDEPHHHDPDGEAILLGITDRPILESMNFYAEAAIDE, from the coding sequence ATGGCAGAACAAGAGCCAGAGGAACTCCTAGAGCTGAGTTCCGACACGCGGAGCATCCTCGAGACGAATGACCTCCGCCCGCTCTGGGAAGTGGAAGATGACATGGGAAATCTCCTCGACGACCTCGAAGCGGACATCTGGAAGTGGGAGGACATTCAGGCCGCCATCGACGGGATCGAGGAGGACGTCCCGATCGCCGATCTGCCGCCGGGCTTCCAGCGCCGCGTTGCGGTCCCGATCAACGCCGCACACGCGATCTCGAACACGATCTACGTCGGCGTCCAGACGGTCTCGCCAGGGGAGACCGCGCCCGCCCATCGCCACGCCTCCAGCGCCCTTCGGTTCACCATCGACGGCACCGAGGACATGAAGACGGTCGTCGCCGGCGAGGAGTTCCCGATGCGCGACAACGACCTCATCACGACGCCCCAGTGGGAGTGGCACGACCACGTCAACGACTCCGACGAGACGGCCGCCTGGCTCGACATCCTCGATCTGCCGCTGTTCCTCGACACGCTGAACAACACGCACGTCTTCGAGAACCACGAACTCGAGCGCCAGCCGGTCACGAAGACCCAGGGATACTGGGACTCCCAGTACGGGCGCGGCCGCCCCGCGAACGAGGAAAAAGACGGCTCCATCCCCGGTCCGTTCGAGGGCAACAAGGAGCCGACGCCGCCGTACCGCTTCGGCTGGGACGAGATGCTGGAGGCGCTCCGCCAGCGCGCCGACAACGACGACCCCGACCCCTACGACGGCTACAGCCTCGAATACGTCAATCCGGCTACCGGGGAGCCGCCGGTGGTCCCGACCATGTCCTTCCGGGCGCAACTGCTGAACGACGGCCCGACGGAGACGCACTTCCACAACTCGACGGAGGTCTACTTCGTCATCGAGGGCGAGGGCGCGACCCACGTCGGCGACGAGGCGCTGGCGTGGGGCGAGCGGGACATCTTCGTCGTGCCGCCGGACGAACCCCACCACCACGACCCCGACGGCGAGGCGATCCTCCTCGGCATCACCGACCGCCCGATCTTGGAGTCGATGAACTTCTACGCCGAGGCCGCGATCGACGAGTGA